Proteins co-encoded in one Leucobacter exalbidus genomic window:
- a CDS encoding response regulator → MQPAEADQAPIRVAIVDDQAMVREGFGALLSAQSDMTVVGSAADGSEAVALVRRARPDVVLMDIRMPRMNGLDATRAVLGMPGDEHPRVIMLTTFDADEYVFSALRAGASGFLLKDATADALVSAVRVVAAGDALLSPSITSKLIADYAARPAPRENSTMLAALTTRELEVMTLIASGRSNAEIAQELFLAEQTVKTHVSRVLGKLGLRDRAQIVVAAYESGLISVGR, encoded by the coding sequence ATGCAGCCAGCTGAAGCAGACCAGGCCCCCATTCGCGTCGCGATTGTCGACGACCAAGCGATGGTGCGCGAGGGCTTCGGTGCGCTGCTGTCGGCGCAATCCGATATGACGGTGGTGGGCAGCGCCGCTGACGGCAGCGAGGCCGTGGCGCTTGTGCGGCGGGCACGGCCCGATGTGGTGCTGATGGACATTCGCATGCCGCGCATGAATGGGCTCGACGCCACCCGTGCCGTGCTGGGGATGCCTGGCGACGAACACCCGCGGGTCATCATGCTCACGACCTTTGACGCCGACGAGTACGTGTTCTCGGCGCTGCGAGCGGGCGCGAGCGGTTTCTTGTTGAAGGATGCCACCGCAGACGCCCTCGTGTCGGCGGTGCGGGTCGTCGCCGCAGGTGACGCGCTGCTGTCGCCATCGATTACCAGCAAGCTCATCGCCGACTATGCGGCACGGCCGGCACCCCGCGAAAACTCGACGATGCTCGCCGCGCTCACCACGCGTGAACTCGAGGTGATGACGCTGATTGCCTCGGGCAGATCGAACGCCGAGATCGCGCAGGAGCTGTTTCTTGCCGAGCAGACCGTGAAAACGCATGTGTCTCGGGTGCTGGGCAAGCTTGGTCTGCGCGACCGCGCCCAGATCGTGGTGGCGGCGTACGAATCTGGCCTCATCAGCGTGGGGCGGTAG
- a CDS encoding MerR family DNA-binding transcriptional regulator, with product MHIGELARLAGVTVKAVRYYEQLGLITPVRESNGYRSFTDDHVRAVIEIRELGEIGISPLKAAPFLECLDLGHERGDECVSSLAVYQDTVAELDHMISALSVRRAALQHRLEHSAGRSFSEVPEAPAVLEVAAAPAPADYTALPEGLPVPADDGAASHLTGMALPALTLPTSGGEAVELAGLGAGRSVIYLYPLTGKPGVDLPEGWNAIPGARGCSTEACDFRDHFTLLRDAGVEHVFGLSSQTPQYQAEVVARLRLPFAMISDEEFALGAALKLPTFAAPGHDRLYARLTLVVTGGVIEHVFYPIFPPNTHAQQVLAWLEAHPLTEQDPQ from the coding sequence ATGCACATCGGAGAACTCGCGCGCCTGGCCGGGGTGACGGTGAAGGCCGTGCGGTATTACGAACAGCTCGGCCTGATCACGCCCGTTCGTGAATCGAACGGGTACCGCTCGTTTACCGACGATCACGTTCGCGCGGTGATAGAGATTCGTGAGCTGGGCGAGATCGGTATCTCCCCGCTGAAAGCGGCACCTTTTCTAGAATGCCTCGACCTGGGGCACGAGCGCGGTGACGAGTGCGTCAGCTCGCTCGCCGTGTACCAAGACACGGTCGCCGAACTCGACCACATGATCAGCGCGCTATCGGTTCGACGGGCCGCCCTGCAGCATCGGCTCGAGCACAGCGCGGGGCGGTCATTTTCTGAGGTACCCGAAGCGCCCGCGGTCCTGGAGGTAGCAGCAGCCCCAGCACCCGCCGATTACACGGCGCTCCCCGAGGGGCTCCCCGTGCCGGCAGACGACGGTGCCGCCAGTCACCTGACCGGCATGGCGCTGCCCGCACTTACGCTCCCCACCAGCGGCGGCGAGGCCGTTGAGCTGGCCGGGCTGGGGGCGGGGCGCTCGGTGATCTACCTCTACCCGCTTACGGGCAAACCCGGTGTCGATCTGCCTGAGGGCTGGAACGCGATCCCGGGGGCGCGCGGCTGCTCGACCGAGGCCTGCGATTTTCGCGACCACTTCACGCTGTTGCGCGACGCCGGCGTCGAACACGTGTTTGGGCTGTCGAGCCAGACACCGCAGTACCAGGCCGAGGTCGTCGCACGGCTGCGCCTGCCCTTCGCAATGATCTCTGACGAAGAGTTTGCGCTGGGCGCGGCACTGAAGCTGCCCACCTTCGCAGCCCCCGGGCACGACCGGCTCTATGCCCGCCTCACGCTGGTGGTCACCGGCGGCGTCATTGAGCACGTGTTCTACCCCATTTTTCCGCCCAATACTCACGCGCAACAGGTGCTTGCCTGGCTCGAAGCGCACCCGCTGACAGAACAGGACCCCCAATGA
- a CDS encoding dihydrodipicolinate synthase family protein, which produces MTFTGLSAFPLTPLHNDRVDEAAFTGLIRRLAEAGVDSITVLGSTGSYAYLTADERARVAQLAVQHAQGTPVIVGIGALRTSQVLENIDRATAAGANGLLLAPMTYQALTDDDVYELFHTVSEHTQLPVVVYDNPGTTHFTFNTELYGRIARLPGVASIKIPGVPVDQAEARDHVNAIRAAVPGHITIGVSGDAFAATGLNAGCDAWYSVIGGTLPAPALAITRAAQAGRPADAEAASARLAPLWQLFAEFGGSLRVVAAIAEQLGLAPHHSLPLPIQGLTDSDRARVAGVVQELGLGQ; this is translated from the coding sequence ATGACGTTTACGGGGTTGAGCGCGTTTCCGCTCACCCCGCTGCACAACGACCGGGTGGATGAGGCCGCCTTCACCGGGCTGATTCGGCGTCTCGCCGAAGCCGGCGTCGACTCGATCACCGTGCTTGGCTCGACCGGCTCGTACGCCTATCTCACCGCAGACGAGCGCGCGCGAGTGGCCCAGCTCGCGGTGCAGCACGCGCAGGGCACGCCGGTCATCGTGGGCATCGGTGCACTGCGCACCTCGCAGGTGCTCGAAAACATCGACCGTGCAACGGCCGCCGGAGCGAACGGGCTGCTGCTGGCACCCATGACCTATCAGGCGCTGACCGACGACGACGTCTACGAACTATTTCACACGGTGAGCGAGCACACCCAGCTGCCAGTCGTGGTCTACGACAACCCGGGCACCACACACTTCACGTTCAACACCGAGCTCTACGGTCGCATCGCCCGGCTGCCCGGGGTCGCCTCCATCAAGATTCCCGGGGTGCCCGTTGACCAGGCCGAAGCCCGCGATCACGTGAATGCTATTCGGGCGGCCGTGCCCGGCCACATCACGATCGGTGTCTCGGGTGACGCGTTCGCCGCTACCGGCCTCAACGCCGGGTGCGACGCGTGGTACTCGGTGATCGGTGGCACACTGCCCGCCCCCGCACTGGCCATCACCCGGGCGGCGCAAGCAGGTCGCCCGGCCGATGCTGAGGCCGCCTCAGCACGGCTTGCGCCCCTGTGGCAGCTGTTCGCCGAGTTTGGCGGCAGCCTGCGCGTGGTCGCCGCAATTGCCGAGCAGCTGGGCCTCGCCCCGCACCATAGCCTGCCGCTCCCCATCCAGGGGCTGACCGACAGCGACCGGGCACGCGTCGCCGGGGTCGTGCAAGAACTCGGCCTTGGCCAGTAG
- a CDS encoding MFS transporter, with protein sequence MASSDAGNRTNTSPNGGRRSAVLARYVLAATLVRSADGGAIVAIVLLAQTSGQPGWVAGLLGASITAPHLFGPFIARRLDTAPDGRKIIALAAVIHGVLLAIAALLLPVTWPVVPALLLIVSGLFGPMLTGGVSSRLPSIAGPAQLSQRRAQGWDVASYGFSGTLGPAVVAWAAATVSPLAATLLLAGAAVVGAAAVLTLPRQPGQLAAASVPSPMHTLAGILRSGPLRRTLGLTVVVAFSVAVLPIYAVVVGPVLGGAALAGTLIAGYGVGNLAGSVLLMIWPLRGDADKLTAVLAFTVALALATVIAMPNLATLLAAFAATGIVNALFFAATLAARSEYAPAQSRGQVFIWVGALKIAAGSAGTATAGLLIAGTAWLPVVLVAAITAASALWCAVSLAGQRGGTP encoded by the coding sequence TTGGCCAGTAGCGACGCCGGTAACCGCACGAACACGAGCCCCAACGGTGGGCGTCGCAGTGCCGTGTTAGCACGGTATGTGCTTGCGGCGACCCTGGTGCGCTCGGCCGACGGCGGCGCGATCGTCGCCATCGTGCTGCTGGCGCAGACCTCGGGGCAACCGGGCTGGGTCGCGGGGCTGCTCGGGGCATCGATTACGGCCCCACACCTGTTCGGCCCGTTCATTGCCCGCCGCCTCGATACCGCACCAGACGGCCGCAAGATCATCGCGCTCGCCGCCGTGATCCACGGCGTATTGCTGGCCATCGCGGCGTTGTTGCTGCCGGTGACCTGGCCGGTGGTCCCCGCGCTGCTGCTGATCGTGTCGGGGCTCTTCGGGCCGATGCTCACCGGCGGGGTCAGTAGTCGCCTGCCATCGATCGCGGGGCCTGCGCAGCTGAGCCAGCGGCGGGCGCAAGGCTGGGATGTGGCGAGCTACGGCTTCAGCGGCACACTGGGCCCGGCCGTGGTCGCGTGGGCGGCAGCAACGGTGAGCCCGCTGGCGGCCACCCTGCTGTTAGCCGGCGCTGCCGTGGTCGGTGCTGCTGCGGTGCTCACCCTGCCCCGCCAGCCCGGGCAGCTTGCCGCCGCGAGCGTGCCCTCGCCAATGCACACGCTCGCGGGAATCTTGCGCTCTGGGCCGCTGCGACGCACGCTGGGCCTCACCGTGGTGGTGGCATTCTCGGTGGCGGTGCTGCCGATCTACGCGGTGGTGGTGGGCCCGGTACTGGGCGGCGCCGCGCTGGCCGGCACGCTGATCGCGGGGTACGGCGTGGGCAACCTCGCGGGGTCTGTGCTGTTGATGATCTGGCCGCTGCGGGGCGACGCCGACAAACTCACGGCTGTGCTGGCCTTCACCGTGGCGCTCGCGCTGGCCACCGTGATCGCCATGCCCAACCTGGCCACCCTGCTCGCAGCGTTCGCGGCCACGGGCATCGTCAACGCGCTATTCTTCGCCGCCACGCTCGCGGCACGCAGCGAGTACGCTCCCGCGCAGTCACGTGGCCAGGTGTTCATCTGGGTCGGGGCGCTCAAAATCGCCGCCGGATCAGCGGGCACCGCGACCGCTGGCCTGCTGATCGCCGGCACCGCCTGGTTGCCGGTGGTGCTGGTGGCCGCGATCACCGCCGCGTCTGCGCTCTGGTGCGCCGTGAGCCTGGCTGGCCAGCGCGGCGGCACACCCTGA
- a CDS encoding heavy-metal-associated domain-containing protein, with translation MTNAVDTTHTLLRAEGFSCPSCVTKIEKQVGRLDGVENVTVHFASGRVEIDHDAAKTSVDELIAAVTKAGYSSKAAAF, from the coding sequence ATGACGAATGCTGTTGACACCACCCACACGCTGCTTCGCGCCGAGGGATTCTCATGCCCGTCCTGTGTCACCAAGATCGAGAAACAGGTCGGTCGGCTCGACGGCGTCGAGAACGTGACGGTGCACTTCGCATCGGGCCGTGTCGAGATTGATCATGACGCAGCCAAGACGTCGGTCGACGAGCTGATTGCGGCGGTCACGAAGGCGGGCTATTCGTCGAAGGCTGCTGCGTTCTAA